The genomic stretch CCCAGAGCGCGTGCGAAGCGTTAATTTCCCCGGGTTCCTTGTTCATCATGGCAACGGAAGGCTACGCGGAGAAGAATGGATTGAATAATTTAGTGACCCAGTATAAAATATTTTACATGGCAAAAATAGTAATGTTTTCAGACATTACAGTTAAGTTCACAGAATGTACATGTACatgtaatttatttatttttgcgaaaattccaccgatctattaataatcatcaacagtagtactaaaaattacaaaaagatcatcggaccacctagcgacgactacagacgctagcacgagccgaaggcgcgccgccgtcctcgcccctccatcaccggagccaggcaaagcttgtcgtagtagagcttgttgtagtagacagacgggaagtcgtcgtgctaaggccccaaaggaccagcCGCACCGGAAGcgaagcaaccatcgccaatgatgacaaccgtagatcggaagagactgatcTGAAACCACACAATCGAACACAAGAGACGGCTGGATCTTGGGAGATCcgccggacacacaactccacacgccctccgccgacgctagatgcaccaccggagcgaggataggacggggaggaccttattctgacttcaggaagtagccgccgcctcaccatcccgatGAAGACACCGAGAACAAACTAAACGAAGAACTGAAaccttcccgccggcgagaggctgtggtccgccacacctccaaggccccaaggccaccggaggtggagcggaccggcagcgtcgccgacgagagggacgaaaccctagatgggttttgaaCCGCCTCTTGATGGCCTGTGTCTTTCCCGTACCGGTTACATACATGTACATGTAATTTAAAAGCTATTTTGTGAGTGTCTTTTAAAAACGAGAATCAACAACATGACGGGTTATTCCTTCAATACCGATTATACATGTCCTTAGGTAAAAAAAAAGTTGTCATTTCTGTACAATTTCATTTCAATCTAAATTTAATACATTAAGGCAAGACGCTGAATGGCGgggataaattttatatattaagGCAAGGTTCTCAACGATGAGGGGAAACACAAATATAGATTGCTTAGAGTTTTAGTAAGCCAACAACTTGACATACCCATATATCTCTCATCAATCCATCGCCTTGTTAGAAATGCGATTGTTGCGACCCCCACTTGAAACTCAAGTTTTATGCGCCCATCCAGTAGCAACGCACAGGCATCTAACCAGTAAGACACTAGAGTGTCAAACCTGACGTTTGAACATCCAACCAGAGGTTGGTTCGCACCAAAGCTGCTCTTCACAATGTCATCATTGAACAATTTGACTGACCACCACGGTTAGTTGCAGAGTTGTACGATGGCGTCTCTTCCAGAAAACACAATTCGTAACAAAAACCTTACTAATTTAAGTCCTTACCAGAGTCCTGCTGCCCCAGCATAAAACGTCTTCTACGAACACCCATCACGCCCATATTGTCAAACGACATGCCTCACCAGCACGCCCCTGGGGGTGCAAATGCTTTGCGATACAGACATAGAGTCCTAGATTTCAACATGAGAAATCCAGTTTCAAATTCAATATTAGATCCCAGTTGTGTGCCACTTTGACAGAGAATGATTCCCTCCTTCACCATTCGAGCAATATATacatttattttcccaagagagaGAAAGAGTTCCAATTCTTATTCGCACATTCCATCAATAAAATGGTAAGAAAAAACAATATTCTCTACTGAGAACCGTTTGTCACCCTTAAAGAATTGTCTCCATAAAGAGAAGACGAGTGAACTATGGATATGAGCAACCTCAGTCCATCAATGGAATAACCTCTTTCAGATCATCTACCCAAGGACTGAATTGATCCTCGTGTGCACTATTCTGCAAAAGGGAGTGTAAACTTTACAGTTTGCAAATATATTCATGCTACCACAGTACTAATGCTGCAAAAAACAGATTTTATTATGATCGATGGCAGGCGCACCTAGCCTGGTCTTTAAACGGGATATATTGAGCAGCATGGCAAACTAGTATATCCATAACATGTCTCCTTTTAACTCTACCAACAGAATACAAATGTGCTCCAGTTGTGACCAACTTATTAGAGTAAATAAAAATAGTTCAGGTTTTAGAGTTTGGGACTTTGGATTTAGATGGAGACATGAACCTTACAGACATGACCACAGTAAGTGCCTACATTATTATTATCAGAGGAAAAATAGTATGAAAGGATACCTGCAACCAGAAGAAAAACCCCCGCATCAGAGCTAAACCATTGGAATAGTTAGTGTTTATAACTTGTTCAACAAGATCTGAGGATAAATAAACAAATGTGTTAGTAGTACAAAGACAACAACTCAGAACCCGTTGAAGGAAACTGCATTCCTTATCGAACAATACAAAGTGATTTACGATAATTAACCTAAGCGATCAATATTTCAGAGTACTCGAAGGAAAAATATAAAATATGTTTTGCTACTGGTTTATACTACTTCCGTCCAAAAATAAGTGCCTCACTTTTGTCTAGATAGATGCATTTATAGATACATccctatctagaaaaagttgacacTTATTTTTGGATGGAGGGACTACTACAAAATACAAAGGGTCGCTTAAAGCATCTGCAGTGCATGTTTTTTTTGCTGCCTCTAAGCGCTCTCTCCCCTCCTAGAGGCAGCCTCTACACTGCAGCCTGCTGCCTCCAGTGTAAAAACGACACGTTATTATCGCCTCTAGCCTCAGAGGCTGACTGTTCCGAGTAAACAACTCACAAATACTGGATTGGGGGGTTCACACGAGCAGAGAGAAACCAGTTGAGGAGATCAAGGAGTTGAGGCATCGGACTAATTTATGATTCGTGAGGTATACCTAGAGGCAATAGGAACGTCTATACATTGCACAATTTTGCACTAAATTTGGAGACTGGACGTGGAGCCCATCATAGATGGCAGCTCAGGCTCTACACAATGGTTGCCCTTAGTGACTTGTCAGAGGAAATGAGAGCTTCTCaggcaaaataaaattattattgTGTACTAGCAGAATCTAGAGTAACTGAGTACGGCACATCAACAGTATTAAAATCAAGATTTTTTTTGGTTCAAATGATTGATTGCTAGCTGAGCTGCCCATCAGAATATAGAGTACTGCACAACATACTAACACATACATTAACAATGATGTATAGCATATACTGCACTGAATTCAACATTCCAGGATAACGCATTCTACAATGACTGTTGAAACAGCACAACAGAATGTCATTAATCTCAAGACCGAACTGTTCATGAAGTGCAAAACGTACAGATCACAGAATTTACTTGCCCATTACGATAACAATAAGAAACAAATTTCTGAATGGGAAGAGTGCAAAAAGCAGTGCAAAACAGATGAGACAAATAACATGATACTTGTCAGATAAAGCGTATACATGATATAGGAACATACCTGGGTAATGGTCAAAGTATGACTTGCCCCTGTCGTCAGTAGGGTAGAATTTTTCATCATTGCGAACCTGTCGCAACTTGACTAAAGGAGTACGGATAGAAGCCATATCAAACAGGTGAAGGTACTCTTTCCGGCTAAATGGCTTCTGAAGAGCATCCATCAATCTTCGCTTGAAGTATGAATCTGGCCTCAGGTTGATATGTGGAGGCCATATAACACCTTGTGATCTATGCGACTACAAATTCGTAGGAAGCAAGAAGAGAAGTAAATCACACATAGTAGTTGCCTtacagaaagaaaaaaaaagacagcCCTAGTACATGAAGTGGTGTACACCTTCAGAACTTTGGTTAAATCTTTATAATCTTATACTGAAGGTCGTAGATAGTGGTTAATATCAATTGGCAAGATCTAAATTACACGATATAGACTAGCTTATAATTGGTCATAGTCCTAGCTAGTTGCATAAGTAGACAGAGTTAATGGCTACtgcattattattttatttttttgcccaTATTAAGTGATTGATAATGAAGAATCAACAAAAAGGGTAAAGCgcgcacggggggggggggggcaatgttTGATCACAAATGCTCGATCAGGATGGCGTGATGTCTAAAGACATGAATGTGTCCACTTCTTTGGATATAAAGGTTGACTCATTTCTTCAGAATAACCTTGATTATATATTTTCCAAACATACCATGAGAGCCCAATTGTCAATTGTATGTGAATTTCGAAACGATGGGAAGAAAGGCACATGCTACAGAACAAAGTAGCCTCACTAGCGTAATTGCAAATGTTAACATACAATGGACCTAGTATTGGCACTGATCATTTGGTTACAAGCTATGAGTCCTAGAACAGGCGCAAGCATAATCCAGATGCAATTCTTTACATGCCGATCAGCTCTGTCAGCCAACAGTATGAAAATGTAACAGTAAAGCAGGCGTCAGAGAGCAAAGATATTCTCACCGAAGCAGCTCGAGGCTCAGCATCGTGGTGTCCTGCAGCTCGCTGACCCTCCACCCTTTGCCCAGGCGCTGGATCCGCACGCCAATCGCACACGTTCCGCTCCGGAACAATCACCACCGGCTCGTCTGAATCTATCCCCTTCCCCTGTTCCCTAGAGGAATCAACGGCCGCCTCTTTCTCCGATTGCTCCTCGATCCCGCTGCTGCCTCCAGATTGCGCCGCGTCAGGGTCCGGCTCGTAGTCCACGACGACGCCGCCGATCTCGAGCCTCAGGCGGTTGTTCACCACGCGCGTGTGCTGCAGGAAAACGCGGTAATCCTCGTCGATGTCGACGAGGGAATCGAGCCACGAGGGGGGCGCGTCGACCGACGAGTCCCTCTGTTCTGTCCGGCGGTTGGTGCTCCCGCGGCCCGGGGACGGGTCGGAGACGCATTCGCCGTCGGAGTTGGCGATGGGCGACTCGTACTTGATGACGGAGGCAGGGGAGGCGCCGCCGGGCGGGAGCTCGAGGATGTAGGAGTCGCCGTCGGGGCGAAGGTGGCGGAGGAAGTAGAGGTAGTCGGGGTCGAATTTATCGGCGGGGCAGTCGCCGGCGGCGAAAGGGGAGGGGAGGGATGGCATCGAAGCAGGCAGGGGTTTGGGGGTTTGGGCTCGAGACGACACGACAGTCGCTCTGTCTTTGTCTGCTCATGGAATTATGTCGCGGATTCCTCGTCCTTAACGGAGCGATTACTGTAATTCGATATGGTTATGGATCCTTTTTGTTCAAATATTACTGTTCCAAATTTGTTTGCACGCGAAGTGCATGCAACTTAAACTGAATCAGATGTTCAAATATCACCAAATTTGTCGTATTATTTATTTTTCCAGATTTCGCTTTTTTGCAGCCCTTTTCTATTTTACCTTTTGGTTagttctttgttttgtttcttctatttttttgaaataaataggatatttacaattttattatgaacattttttattATTTGTATAAATATTTATAACATATATAGGAATCActgttataaaaaataaaaatatatttttggtAATATGGGAACATTTAGTTTAGACACGTCTGAACATTTAAATATTTTACAAGCACACATTTCGTTAGTACTAAATTGAtttgtaaaaaataaataaaattgtataCAACTGTTTGATGAGGAGTGGTGTCGTGGCTTGTACCTGacactccctttattttaaaataggtcttagatatattttgaaatgccaAAAAATTGGAAACAAAACATTTGtgtgtacatcttcatgtgctacacacccataaagttgtttcatgaaaaatcaacttgtcTTGTGGCTTATGTAAAAAAAggcaaaatttggtgctaaaaataatggttttgacaagataaattttcacttttttacatagatcacacaAAATATCAGTTTTCCATGAAATTTGGCGAACGCAATATATTGTGGACATgtgcatgtagaattttttgtcaaaaaaattcgACACTTTCAAATATGTTCTTTTCGGTAGAGGAAGCATATGCACCCTGGAGCCGAATTTAATTTCCATTTTTTACGGGCCTTGCCAAATGGGACCTTTTAGGAACCCTCTAGGCAACACGCGACAAGTAGCACCGCATGAAGCGTAAAAATAGAAAGTCCTAAAGTTCGAACTGGATATACTGGCTCACAGTAGCGGAGCTTGACAAAGAAATCAGGGCAGGCCAAAAATATTTTTTAGAGAGAAAATAATAGGAAAAAGTGGGATTAGACAAGACTAATTATGTTTTAGGGATGAATAATAGCATAGACGGGCGGGCCCAGGGACGAAGCTCCCAATAGGGCAAGGTAGGGCGGtcgccctaccttgatttttggtgaatacatttagatgcgcgtgttttttctgaaaattttgagtggTCATACGTCGAAAACAGACTCCGTATGAGAAAGTTATGCTTGTTTCAGTGAACACTACGCAAAATCGACTGCAAATCAAAAACATAGACTATTATCTCCAAACATAGACTCATATTCTATGTTCAATATGAATAACATTGCTTGATAACATagatttattattgattggaCCTTAGTATATACAAGATAAGTTTTAGTTATTCATTATTTATACTCGCGAAATTGGAGACTTTCGAGATTTCTAGATATTTAAAAGGCATAGCATATTTTCTTCGATCGCATTATCACTCCATTAAGATGAGATTGGTTTTACACATGGCGGCATTAACAATTGAAAGGAATTTTCCGCAACGAAGATAATCAAGACCGAGTTATGCATCAAATAAGACATAATCAAACGTCTTAAGTGTTTGAATTACATTAGATTTTTTAAAAAGAGGTAAAGCTTAGCCATTGAGTAGGCATTATTGGTATGTTTTTTAGGTTCTATTTAtaataaaatatgtttttatttttattgtatttAGTGATTGTGTTTGAACCATTTTTTGGACTATGTTTTGGCATTTGCATTCTTAAAAGTTCGTCCTACCTCGGATTTTTTTGTCCTTCGCCACTGGGCGGGCCATGGCACATGTTTGCTTCAACTAAGCTCCGCCACTACTATCTCCGATTCATAATAAGTGTTTGTGGCTTTAGTATCTTATATATTGTTAAAAAAGGTGTTATTGGTTTGGGTTCACTACATTGTTCTTAGCAAGCTAAGGGCAGGAAAGCTGGTGGGTTTTCAATAGAATAAACATTCCAGATCTGTTACGGCATAAGCTGGCGGCCCATGCGAGATGGCCCAAATAGAAACATTAGATGTATTTTTGCTACCCTTaatatttctcaaaaaaaaacgtTGCTGCTAGCTGCATCTTGCTGAATTACTAACCCGACGTAAtgcatatttcaaaaaaaaaacccgaCATAATGCACCGAGTGAAGGGAGGTGCACTCCATGCCATGGCACTGGATGTGCTTTAACCAAGATATATATGACCGTTTGGTTGTTTCGCCTACAACAAGCACTAACCCGTTTTCCTTAGAAAAAGCAGTAGTTCTAACTAATTTCGTTGTTGTATTCTTTGCCTCGATGATTACATCACCGAGCTGGTTACACAAACAAGAAGGATGCCTCTGGTATATTTGTTCCTTTCTTCAAGATTTAGCAAATTTTGATAGGAAAAATCGTGATGCAATGCGAGTAAATGGAGGCTATGAAACTTTGGCACGGTCTCCTTGCTTTTTGTACACTGGTAAAGCAAAATTGCAGGATTCCGATGGCCCCCATCCTCCATTTAACTCCCCTGGGACCGCACCGCAACAGAGTAAAAGAGTTGTGAACTACACGGAGTATTGATCACCACTAGGAACCAGTAGGCATGTAGCCCACAGAAGAAGCGGGATGATGTGTCCTGCAAAACATAGAGGATATTTAGGGAAAAAGTTGAAAAGCCGAGTGGATTTTTAGGTGTTGTTGCAAGCTTGGGGTATTGAGTGGTGACCAGGTTGGCACAAGTGCAGTGCATGCCAacccccatgtccttctcttcgtCCTCGATCCTTTCGCACCCTCGCATCATGCATCCGTTGTTTATCTGTTGGCGCCTTTGTACGAGGAAGCTACCGGGGGGGAGAAGAACGGTAGTGTTGGTGCTGATACCGCCATGCTTGTgaatttagggcatctccattGGCTAATAAATCACATACAAAGTGTCTAATTTGGTCCATTTGGGTCATGGAAAGACACAAACAGACCGGTTGTCCACTTGTCCTTCACTGTCCGTGTATGCATCCAACGGGCCGAcatatttttttcttcttcataatattttattaaaaataacTATATGTAAGAGGCCGACAGGGGAAACGAAGCATAAGATTGATAGACTACTAATACTAAGTACAAAACCCTTTGCTAGCTAGGTTTCCGTTGGTGGCCTACACGACATTGTCGATGGTGATGACAACCGGTGGAGACCACAACAACAAGGTGTTGCCATTCGAAGCCAACGCTACCAGGCGGTCGAGGAGGGGCAGCCGACACGTCTCTGCGACTttcatgcatgttcgtcttgtctgaagtaagggagatttgccatgagttaaatggtttgagtatgcatattgttagagaagaacattgggccgccaaccaaagccatgtatcatggtggaagtttcagcttggacattaatcctcaaatctcttatgagaatattatatgttgttgaatgcttaaagcattaaagaggagtccattatctgttttctatgttgtcccggtatggatgtcctcaagttgagatctatcaaaattgagagatcaaatgcgatctatctccttggacctttgtacaggtgtcatagaggtacccctttgtgacacttggttgaaacatatgtaatgcaatgataatccatggaagtccaagctaactaggacaaggtgcgagcactattagtattcgatgcatgaggcttgcaacttataggaggttttatgcataacacatatgaattattactaccgttgataaaattgtttccatgttttcaaaataaaaatctctagcacatgagtaatccctgcttcctctcgcgaagggcctttattttactttatgttgagtcaatttacctaattctttccatcttagaagcaaacacttgtgtcaactgtgtgcattgatttttacatacttgcttatttgcactcatcatattactttgtattgataattatccatgatatatacatgttgaaagttgaaagcaactgctgaaacttaaatgttcatttgtgttgcttcaaaaccttctattaagaatctattgctttatgagttaactcttatgcaagactttttgatgcttgtcttgaaagtactattcatgaaaagtctttgctatatgattcagttgtttagtcatcatctttaccattgctttgaatcacttcattcatctcatatgccttacaatagtattgatcaagattatgatagtagcatgtcacttcaaaaattatccttgttatagtTTACTCTACTCGAgggccgatggcgtgtatttcacacgttcgttgggcaaccccaagaggaaggtatgatgcgcacgaaagcaagttttccctcgtaaagaaaccaaggtttatcgaaccaggaggagccaagaagcacgttgaaggttgatggcggcgggatgtagtgcggcgcaacaccagggattccggcgtcaatgtggaaccttgatacgtctccaacgtatcgataatttcttgtgttccatgccacattattgatgttatctacatg from Lolium rigidum isolate FL_2022 chromosome 4, APGP_CSIRO_Lrig_0.1, whole genome shotgun sequence encodes the following:
- the LOC124708635 gene encoding uncharacterized protein LOC124708635 is translated as MPSLPSPFAAGDCPADKFDPDYLYFLRHLRPDGDSYILELPPGGASPASVIKYESPIANSDGECVSDPSPGRGSTNRRTEQRDSSVDAPPSWLDSLVDIDEDYRVFLQHTRVVNNRLRLEIGGVVVDYEPDPDAAQSGGSSGIEEQSEKEAAVDSSREQGKGIDSDEPVVIVPERNVCDWRADPAPGQRVEGQRAAGHHDAEPRAASSHRSQGVIWPPHINLRPDSYFKRRLMDALQKPFSRKEYLHLFDMASIRTPLVKLRQVRNDEKFYPTDDRGKSYFDHYPDLVEQVINTNYSNGLALMRGFFFWLQNSAHEDQFSPWVDDLKEVIPLMD